A part of Aurantimicrobium sp. MWH-Uga1 genomic DNA contains:
- a CDS encoding MFS transporter has product MKTYAELLKVRGVTRVVLSQLLARFPHGMLSIAFLIHVERIHNSYAAAGLVVGAISLGEAIAGPISSRLMSRWGMRPLLSVMAVVAVVLFSAMAIIPFSVPVMILLGFIAGCSYPPIQPAVRTIYPKLVPNRLLTPLFSLDATAQEIIWIVGPVLTTFVAVQFGSTEAILTAMAFLAVGGAWFITSPSVGQVRIPPSKRRLGGVLTRSPVIISMTLGLTLVATFSAVEAGIIGLYGKEGPEAGWILAIYALGSLVGGLAWGHREIAPWSLTRRLVVITAGLVAASFSSDFWWLSLTLFISGLGVAPALTVLFANISATMKFSETAESYAWIGTGQLIGVGVGAAVAGFCIDHFGAPSAIVAATGFAVITVLGAVVAYKWSPDLRGTTGVPLPDTGPLETIS; this is encoded by the coding sequence GTGAAAACGTATGCGGAACTACTCAAAGTACGCGGGGTGACCCGCGTTGTTTTGTCGCAGCTACTCGCACGTTTTCCCCACGGCATGCTCTCCATCGCATTCCTTATTCACGTGGAGCGCATTCACAACTCCTACGCAGCGGCAGGACTGGTGGTTGGTGCGATCAGCTTGGGCGAAGCTATTGCCGGGCCAATTAGTTCTCGCCTCATGTCGCGCTGGGGGATGCGCCCACTGCTGAGCGTGATGGCTGTGGTTGCAGTTGTGCTGTTTAGCGCAATGGCCATCATCCCCTTCTCCGTTCCCGTCATGATTCTTCTGGGCTTTATCGCCGGATGCTCCTACCCACCGATTCAGCCTGCTGTGCGCACGATCTACCCCAAGCTGGTTCCTAACCGCTTGCTCACTCCCCTGTTTTCTCTCGATGCCACTGCTCAAGAAATCATTTGGATTGTTGGGCCCGTACTCACCACCTTCGTGGCTGTGCAGTTTGGCAGCACCGAGGCAATCCTGACGGCGATGGCATTCCTGGCCGTCGGCGGAGCATGGTTTATTACTTCCCCCTCAGTGGGGCAAGTTCGTATTCCCCCCAGCAAGCGTCGCTTGGGTGGAGTGCTCACTCGCTCTCCCGTCATTATCTCGATGACCTTAGGGCTCACTTTGGTGGCCACATTCTCCGCTGTTGAAGCAGGAATTATTGGTCTCTACGGCAAAGAGGGACCAGAAGCTGGATGGATTCTCGCCATCTATGCCCTGGGCTCACTGGTCGGTGGATTGGCGTGGGGTCACCGGGAAATTGCGCCGTGGTCGTTGACGCGCAGACTCGTGGTGATCACTGCAGGGCTAGTTGCCGCGTCCTTCTCCAGTGATTTCTGGTGGCTTTCGCTCACCCTCTTCATTTCAGGACTTGGAGTTGCCCCTGCACTCACGGTTCTTTTTGCCAACATCAGCGCAACGATGAAGTTCAGCGAGACCGCGGAGTCCTACGCCTGGATAGGCACTGGACAACTCATCGGAGTCGGGGTGGGTGCAGCTGTCGCAGGTTTCTGTATTGACCATTTCGGTGCCCCATCAGCAATTGTTGCCGCCACTGGCTTTGCGGTGATTACCGTACTCGGTGCTGTAGTGGCATATAAGTGGAGTCCCGACCTCCGTGGCACAACGGGAGTTCCTCTACCTGATACGGGCCCGCTGGAAACAATCAGCTAG